The following coding sequences are from one Streptomyces sp. NBC_01485 window:
- a CDS encoding SCO6745 family protein: MSPEPVPASLARTAHEILDVYHAVTYLAPEAQESFRALGLVRPWSGYFAGRAAPLGPVGAPLVSALFYHFKPSMVAAEIPLVWRTAAPDQVLGARLKGVDAGLRKLLGDAVGSAELAEAAGLAEAAAAACAPPGRPLGAANAALPLPEAPHVALWQVLTTIREFRGDGHVVALAQAGFDGVEALVTITAAGGERRRSIQARRGWTDEEWAAAERRLAERGLLEPDGTLTAVGRLARQNVEDITDRLALPVWQRLGEEGTRRLVRLVRPAVERIVTGLGLPVRLPATTSTGS, encoded by the coding sequence ATGAGCCCGGAGCCGGTGCCTGCCTCCCTGGCTCGCACGGCACACGAGATCCTGGATGTCTACCACGCCGTGACCTATCTGGCCCCCGAGGCGCAGGAGTCCTTCCGTGCCCTGGGACTGGTCCGGCCCTGGAGTGGTTACTTCGCGGGCCGGGCGGCACCGCTCGGCCCGGTGGGCGCGCCACTGGTGAGTGCCCTTTTCTACCACTTCAAGCCGTCCATGGTCGCCGCCGAGATCCCGCTGGTCTGGCGGACGGCGGCGCCGGACCAGGTGCTCGGCGCGCGGTTGAAGGGGGTGGACGCCGGCCTGCGGAAGCTGCTGGGCGACGCGGTCGGCAGCGCGGAACTGGCCGAGGCGGCGGGGCTGGCCGAGGCGGCGGCAGCGGCATGCGCACCCCCGGGTCGCCCGCTCGGCGCGGCGAACGCCGCCCTGCCCCTTCCGGAGGCTCCCCATGTGGCGCTGTGGCAGGTCCTGACGACGATCAGGGAGTTCCGGGGCGACGGTCACGTCGTGGCGCTCGCCCAGGCCGGGTTCGACGGTGTCGAGGCGCTGGTCACGATCACCGCGGCCGGCGGGGAGCGACGCCGGAGCATCCAGGCACGCAGGGGGTGGACCGACGAGGAGTGGGCCGCGGCCGAACGACGGCTCGCCGAACGGGGACTGCTGGAACCGGACGGCACTCTCACCGCGGTCGGCCGGCTCGCCCGCCAGAACGTGGAGGACATCACCGACCGGCTCGCGCTGCCCGTGTGGCAGCGGCTCGGTGAGGAAGGAACCCGCAGGCTGGTGCGGCTGGTCCGGCCGGCGGTCGAACGGATCGTCACGGGGCTCGGGCTTCCCGTACGGCTGCCGGCGACCACGAGCACCGGGTCATGA
- a CDS encoding nuclear transport factor 2 family protein — translation MSRAAGGRPEHGIRLPAEPGGSADEPAGYRAPPGRPDPATPDGHPARSAPEGTGPVVSPARGIPRTLAEIADRIALRELVDTYAHAVDHRLPDLFSTLFHPGGRLIVPHPAGGSRPPIVLEGHHGWEHAFAAVAPFAVTSHFVGNHLVRLEGDSATARTSCLVHEIYRPATGAARMQLRLISYADTCVRHEGRWLFRTRALHVDWHDDRALGAPRNPFRETGTGVRSGKERQR, via the coding sequence ATGAGCCGGGCAGCCGGCGGCCGGCCGGAGCACGGGATCCGGTTACCCGCCGAACCGGGCGGCTCTGCGGACGAGCCGGCCGGGTACCGGGCACCGCCCGGGCGGCCCGACCCGGCGACGCCGGACGGACACCCGGCACGATCCGCCCCGGAGGGGACCGGCCCCGTCGTATCACCCGCTCGCGGCATCCCCCGCACACTGGCCGAGATCGCCGACCGTATCGCCCTGCGGGAGCTGGTGGACACCTACGCCCACGCCGTCGACCACCGTCTGCCGGACCTCTTCTCGACGCTCTTCCACCCGGGCGGCCGGCTGATCGTCCCGCACCCGGCCGGCGGCTCCCGGCCGCCGATCGTCCTCGAGGGGCACCACGGCTGGGAGCACGCGTTCGCCGCCGTGGCACCGTTCGCGGTGACCAGCCACTTCGTGGGCAATCACCTCGTGCGGCTGGAGGGCGACAGTGCCACAGCCCGGACGTCCTGCCTCGTCCACGAGATCTACCGTCCCGCCACGGGTGCCGCGCGCATGCAGCTCCGGCTGATCAGCTACGCGGACACCTGCGTGCGCCACGAGGGCCGCTGGTTGTTCCGCACCCGCGCCCTGCATGTCGACTGGCACGACGACCGGGCCCTCGGGGCACCCCGCAACCCTTTCCGGGAGACGGGGACCGGCGTCCGGTCCGGAAAGGAGCGACAGCGGTGA
- a CDS encoding PfaD family polyunsaturated fatty acid/polyketide biosynthesis protein gives MTTIAPAPAFSGESLVRAVQDRLREPLHIVRDRTARTVGVAPDDRSGSGRPALATTLELLGSLPPSYPEWLGDRSFGTAHGVRFPYVAGEMANAIATTDMVVAMSEAGMLGFFGAGGLGHRRVEAAVDELCRRLAQQRNWGVNLIHSPSEPALEERVAAMLVARHVPIVSASAFMALTPAVVHCSAGGLSTDRSGRVVRRTRLFAKVSRPEVAEQFMSPAPAELLDVLVTDGRLTREEARLAARIPVAEDVTAEADSGGHTDNRPLNVLLPVLLDLSSTLAVRFGCPPVRVGAAGGLGTPQAVAAAFAAGAAYVVTGTVNQVAVESGLSAEAKELLSAADIADVCMAPASDMFEAGVKVQVLRRGTLFAGRAGRLYEAYQAYDSLEEIPAALRSRFERDILRQTFEEAWAATRSYWLDRDAAEVSRAERDPRHRMALVFRSYLGLSSQWAISGEPSRRADYQIWCGPAMGSFNRWVRDTFLDPPGHPSVVQIARNLLEGAAVVTRAQHLRTLGVPVPPAAFAFRPRPLR, from the coding sequence GTGACGACCATCGCACCGGCACCGGCCTTCTCAGGAGAGTCCCTGGTGAGGGCCGTTCAGGACCGGCTCAGGGAACCACTGCACATCGTGCGGGACCGAACGGCGCGAACCGTCGGCGTCGCCCCCGACGACCGTTCGGGATCCGGACGGCCCGCTCTCGCCACCACCCTGGAGCTCCTGGGATCCCTGCCTCCCAGCTACCCGGAATGGCTCGGTGACCGGAGTTTCGGCACCGCCCACGGCGTGCGCTTCCCCTATGTCGCGGGGGAAATGGCGAACGCCATCGCCACCACCGACATGGTGGTGGCGATGTCCGAGGCGGGAATGCTCGGTTTCTTCGGGGCCGGCGGCCTCGGCCACCGGCGGGTCGAAGCCGCCGTGGACGAGCTGTGCCGACGGCTCGCGCAGCAGCGCAACTGGGGGGTCAACCTCATCCACTCGCCGAGCGAACCGGCTCTGGAGGAGCGGGTGGCCGCCATGCTGGTCGCCCGGCACGTTCCCATCGTCTCGGCCTCGGCCTTCATGGCGCTCACGCCCGCCGTCGTCCACTGCTCCGCCGGCGGGCTCAGCACGGACCGCTCCGGCAGGGTCGTCCGGCGTACCCGCCTGTTCGCCAAGGTGTCCCGCCCGGAGGTGGCGGAGCAGTTCATGTCCCCGGCCCCGGCGGAGCTCCTCGACGTCCTGGTGACGGACGGGCGGCTGACCCGCGAGGAGGCGCGGCTGGCGGCCCGGATCCCGGTCGCCGAGGATGTGACGGCCGAGGCCGACAGCGGCGGCCACACCGACAACCGGCCGCTGAACGTCCTGCTGCCCGTGCTCCTGGACCTCAGCAGCACGCTGGCCGTGCGGTTCGGCTGCCCGCCCGTGCGGGTGGGCGCGGCCGGCGGACTCGGCACTCCCCAGGCGGTCGCGGCGGCGTTCGCGGCGGGCGCGGCGTACGTCGTCACGGGCACGGTCAACCAGGTCGCCGTCGAGTCCGGACTGTCGGCCGAGGCGAAGGAGCTCCTGTCGGCGGCGGACATCGCCGATGTGTGCATGGCGCCCGCCTCGGACATGTTCGAAGCCGGCGTCAAGGTGCAGGTACTGCGGAGGGGCACGCTCTTCGCCGGTCGCGCCGGCCGGCTGTACGAGGCGTACCAGGCGTACGACTCGCTGGAGGAGATCCCCGCCGCTCTGCGTTCGCGGTTCGAACGGGACATCCTGCGCCAGACCTTCGAGGAGGCCTGGGCCGCCACCCGCTCCTACTGGCTCGACCGGGACGCGGCCGAAGTCTCCCGCGCGGAACGCGACCCACGCCATCGAATGGCGCTGGTCTTCCGCTCCTACCTCGGCCTGTCCAGCCAGTGGGCGATCAGCGGAGAGCCGTCCCGCCGAGCCGACTACCAGATCTGGTGCGGCCCGGCGATGGGCTCCTTCAACCGCTGGGTGCGCGACACGTTCCTGGACCCACCGGGACACCCCTCGGTGGTGCAGATCGCACGGAACCTGCTGGAGGGGGCGGCGGTCGTCACACGCGCACAGCACCTTCGAACCCTGGGGGTACCGGTTCCCCCGGCCGCCTTCGCCTTCCGGCCGCGTCCTCTGCGCTGA